A window of Chloroflexota bacterium contains these coding sequences:
- a CDS encoding NTP transferase domain-containing protein — MKAVVMAGGEGSRLRPLTIGRPKPMVTVANKPVMAHILDLLKRHGITEVVVTVQYLADMIQDFFGNGHSLGMEIEYAVEEMPLGTAGSVKNAEVFLSRDEPFLIISGDALTDFNLEEIISFHQDRGAIATLTLYRVPNPLEYGVIITDADGRITQFQEKPSWGEVISDTVNTGIYVIQPEVLDMIEPGKSVDWSKDIFPQLLESGAPLYGYVASGYWCDIGNVQEYMRATFDLLSGKVNLEPLGKHIGGDIWVGDNVEIAPDAHLYGPIYLGHEVKIKGGVVIHGPAVVRDHTVVDNRAYLDRVIIWRNCYIGEAAELRGAIIGRQCSLKAKTVVFEGAVIGDNNIIGEGAVIHPNVKLWPSKEIDPGATVRSSIIWGSRGRRQLFGRFGVTGVVNVDLTPEFAAKLGAAFAATLPKGAYVTINRDPHRSPRMLKRAIISGLPSGGANVWDLRNLPIPVARYYTRVSEAAGGVHVRLSPFDQRVVDIRFFAADGLNLSKDAERNIERVFFREDFRRAYMDDIGLIAYAPDAVERYIEGFMAAIDSDAIRSAGLRVVVDYAHAPNSEVLPEILDRLAVDVIPLNARVDPNRMALLPEEFDEQLRQLATITGALGTDLGVRLDVGGEKIFVADDSGRVLEPQVVAVAVAELTLRMEPGATIAVPVDLSSVFDQIAAIHGGRVCRTKVDVQALMSACANGDVAMAADGSGNFTFPRFQPAIDGLMAMVKLLEMLAIQRVRLSELVDELPPFHIAKGRVSCPWEAKGTVMRLLNEQYKNVTAERLDGIKIFLSEREWVLVRPDPDQPLFHITAEASSEQQAQDLVEKYRHIVEGLQE, encoded by the coding sequence ATGAAGGCAGTCGTGATGGCCGGCGGCGAAGGGTCCCGGCTGCGTCCGTTGACCATTGGTCGCCCTAAGCCGATGGTGACCGTGGCCAATAAGCCGGTGATGGCGCATATCCTCGATTTGTTAAAGCGCCATGGCATCACAGAGGTGGTGGTGACCGTCCAGTACCTCGCCGACATGATCCAGGATTTTTTCGGCAACGGTCACAGCCTGGGGATGGAGATCGAGTACGCCGTTGAGGAGATGCCTCTGGGCACCGCGGGGAGTGTGAAGAACGCCGAGGTGTTCCTCTCTCGCGATGAGCCGTTCCTCATCATCAGCGGGGACGCTCTGACCGATTTCAACCTGGAGGAGATCATCTCCTTTCATCAGGATCGCGGGGCGATCGCCACGTTGACGCTGTACCGGGTGCCAAATCCCCTGGAGTACGGCGTGATCATCACGGACGCGGACGGCCGGATCACGCAGTTTCAGGAGAAACCCAGCTGGGGAGAGGTGATCTCCGACACGGTGAACACGGGCATCTATGTGATCCAGCCGGAGGTGCTGGACATGATCGAGCCCGGCAAGTCCGTGGACTGGAGCAAGGACATCTTCCCGCAGCTTCTGGAGAGCGGCGCTCCCTTGTATGGCTATGTGGCCTCCGGCTATTGGTGTGATATCGGCAACGTGCAGGAGTACATGCGGGCCACCTTCGATCTCTTGTCTGGGAAGGTGAACCTGGAGCCGCTGGGCAAGCACATCGGCGGCGATATCTGGGTGGGGGACAACGTGGAGATCGCCCCCGACGCGCACCTGTATGGGCCGATCTATCTGGGGCATGAGGTGAAGATCAAGGGGGGCGTGGTGATCCATGGCCCCGCCGTGGTTCGCGACCACACCGTGGTGGATAATCGGGCCTATCTGGATCGGGTGATCATCTGGCGTAATTGCTACATCGGCGAGGCCGCCGAGCTGCGGGGGGCGATCATCGGCCGCCAGTGCAGCCTGAAGGCCAAAACGGTCGTGTTTGAAGGGGCGGTCATCGGGGATAACAACATCATCGGCGAGGGCGCCGTCATTCATCCCAACGTCAAGCTCTGGCCGAGCAAGGAGATCGACCCGGGCGCGACCGTGCGGTCCAGCATCATCTGGGGATCGCGAGGTCGGCGTCAGCTCTTCGGGCGTTTCGGCGTGACCGGCGTGGTCAACGTGGACCTGACCCCGGAGTTCGCGGCCAAACTGGGGGCCGCGTTCGCGGCGACGTTGCCCAAGGGCGCGTACGTGACCATCAATCGGGATCCGCACCGGAGCCCGCGCATGCTGAAGCGGGCGATCATCTCCGGCCTGCCGTCGGGCGGCGCCAACGTCTGGGACCTGCGCAACCTGCCCATCCCGGTAGCCCGATACTACACGCGCGTGTCCGAGGCGGCCGGCGGGGTGCACGTCCGCCTCTCGCCGTTCGATCAGCGCGTGGTGGACATCCGCTTCTTTGCCGCCGATGGCCTCAACCTGAGCAAGGACGCGGAACGCAACATCGAGCGGGTCTTCTTCCGGGAGGACTTCCGCCGCGCCTACATGGATGATATCGGGCTGATCGCCTACGCGCCGGACGCGGTCGAGCGCTACATTGAAGGGTTTATGGCGGCGATCGACAGCGACGCGATCCGATCAGCGGGGCTTCGGGTCGTCGTCGACTATGCCCACGCGCCCAACTCCGAGGTGCTGCCGGAGATTCTGGACCGGCTCGCCGTTGATGTGATCCCCTTGAACGCCCGGGTGGATCCGAACCGGATGGCGCTCCTGCCTGAGGAGTTCGATGAGCAGTTGCGCCAGCTGGCCACCATCACCGGGGCGTTGGGGACCGATCTGGGGGTTCGCCTGGACGTCGGCGGGGAGAAGATCTTCGTGGCCGACGACAGCGGACGGGTCCTGGAGCCCCAGGTCGTCGCGGTGGCGGTGGCGGAGCTGACGTTGCGGATGGAGCCGGGTGCCACCATCGCCGTGCCCGTGGATCTCTCCAGCGTCTTCGACCAGATCGCGGCGATTCACGGGGGGCGCGTGTGCCGCACCAAGGTGGACGTACAGGCCCTCATGTCGGCGTGCGCGAACGGCGATGTGGCGATGGCCGCGGATGGCTCTGGGAATTTCACGTTCCCGCGGTTCCAGCCGGCCATCGACGGGCTGATGGCGATGGTGAAGCTGTTGGAGATGTTGGCCATACAGCGAGTTCGCCTGTCGGAACTGGTGGACGAGCTGCCGCCTTTCCACATCGCCAAAGGCCGGGTGAGCTGCCCGTGGGAGGCGAAGGGCACGGTGATGCGCCTGCTCAACGAGCAGTACAAGAACGTCACGGCGGAGCGGCTGGACGGCATCAAGATCTTCCTCAGCGAGCGGGAGTGGGTGCTCGTGCGGCCAGATCCGGATCAGCCCCTCTTCCATATCACCGCCGAGGCGTCCTCCGAACAGCAGGCTCAGGATCTTGTGGAGAAGTATCGTCACATCGTGGAGGGATTGCAGGAGTAA
- the maf gene encoding septum formation protein Maf, translated as MPDDRSSGEQGGLILASASPRRRELLAALGLTFQCVSTDIDESGRAGETPEELVCRLSREKALAVAREFPTATVIGADTIVVLDGVVLGKPETPEGAVDMLRRLRDRAHEVLTAVTVCRGRDRAVQRLNRSRVWMRGYTDEEIAAYVASGDPLDKAGAYAIQHPGFRPVARWEGCYASIMGFPLGDVAALLEQVGWAISRDVAEVCRAVTGERCCQAGETE; from the coding sequence ATGCCCGACGATCGTTCATCAGGTGAGCAGGGAGGGCTCATCCTGGCGTCGGCCTCGCCTCGGCGCCGGGAGCTGTTGGCGGCGCTGGGGTTGACGTTCCAGTGCGTGTCCACCGATATCGATGAATCCGGGAGGGCTGGAGAGACGCCTGAGGAGTTGGTCTGTCGCCTCAGCCGGGAGAAGGCCCTCGCCGTGGCTCGCGAGTTCCCCACGGCCACGGTCATCGGGGCGGATACGATCGTGGTGCTCGATGGCGTCGTGTTGGGGAAGCCGGAGACGCCGGAGGGGGCGGTGGACATGTTGCGTCGTCTGCGGGACCGCGCGCATGAGGTGCTCACCGCCGTCACCGTGTGCCGGGGGAGGGATCGCGCGGTGCAACGACTGAACCGGAGCCGCGTCTGGATGAGGGGATATACCGATGAGGAGATCGCCGCCTACGTGGCGAGCGGGGATCCGCTGGATAAGGCGGGGGCTTACGCGATCCAACACCCGGGATTCCGTCCGGTCGCCCGGTGGGAGGGATGTTACGCGAGCATCATGGGGTTTCCGTTAGGGGATGTGGCAGCGCTCCTCGAACAGGTGGGGTGGGCGATCTCCCGAGATGTGGCGGAGGTGTGTCGCGCTGTGACAGGGGAGCGCTGTTGCCAGGCAGGGGAGACTGAATAG